A genomic window from Solanum dulcamara chromosome 11, daSolDulc1.2, whole genome shotgun sequence includes:
- the LOC129874169 gene encoding uncharacterized protein LOC129874169: MADNQHHHRHNRPNRLALPPRTAFPIITPTPTTTRTPYPSFNYPPSTPTPTPSKHRVSYFPTKSSSAKTSSLPFLFLLLFSLRSFYSLLPFLQSSPSSFSLFPFSFLVSLLSFLLTFSFSFSFFPSSSSSRDPFYQKNRNGFFSFTRSQYKPLLAKSFLLSIVFLLRFQALRYCGAAAMILAEVSGNIASRFISEGKSRDLFDRNRIRSSEVCGFIAMFVGLVLLSISWDKIECFPLSSVNVYELGFSLLPRYSCIRIWPMLLPFLSGFFGCYESSSMNWGSLREMGKKQLRLVSLFFTTVILFVPAVISMFVFEAEGDSISISNLGWPLVNTVVFGVLLSENFTAEKPVSSKDLQKEYLVTYVCTVILELFYFPELSLWGLLICGLLLWVSVRNLDPVDPNYLELGLETSDWFTTSVMKPLRHILGERKSRKIALFLLINTAYMVVEFAAGFMSNSLGLISDACHMLFDCAALAIGLYASYISRLPANGQFNYGRGRFEVLSGYANAVLLVLVGALIVLESFERILDPQEVSTNSLLSVSIGGLLVNIVGLIFFHEEHHHAHGGSCSHSHSHSHSHSKSHTDCHNDEHHHDHHLHDHDHHVHQTEMELSTTSHSHSNSPSACHNLQDQHIHHLHDHNHGGHHRQQDQISIVHECHESYSSHAGHAHNADNKNQSNKEKEWNENNTPHSHGHSHDDSHNHQHHRHGDADQHCHGGASTSSSIKVHQGSVASLQGTDCSHGHKHVTTDKGVTEKHHHHHRHIDHNMEGIFLHVLADTLGSVGVVISTLLIKYKGWLVADPACSIFISVLIISSVIPLLRNSAEILLQRVPRAHEHDLREAVNDVMKIKGLSGIQKLHVWSFTNTDVIGTLHLLVSSESDKSSAKTQVSEIFHHAGIKDLTMQVECIQSS, encoded by the coding sequence ATGGCTGACAACCAGCACCACCACCGCCATAACCGCCCCAACCGTCTTGCTCTACCGCCGCGCACCGCCTTCCCTATCATCACCCCCACCCCTACTACCACTAGAACCCCCTACCCTTCTTTCAACTACCCTCCTTCAACTCCAACACCAACTCCATCCAAACACCGAGTTTCCTATTTCCCCACCAAATCTTCTTCGGCAAAAACCTCTTCTTTACCATTTCTCTTCcttctcctcttctctctcCGCTCTTTTTACTCTCTCCTCCCTTTCCTTCAATCTTCCCCGtcctctttctctcttttcccCTTCTCTTTCCTTGTTTCTCTCCTCTCTTTCCTTCttactttctctttctctttctccttcTTCCCTTCTTCCTCTTCCAGCAGAGACCCTTTTTATCAGAAAAATCGCAATGGGTTTTTCTCCTTCACCCGATCTCAGTACAAGCCTCTACTAGCTAAATCGTTTCTTCTTTCTATAGTCTTCCTTCTCCGATTTCAAGCCCTTAGGTATTGCGGCGCTGCCGCTATGATTCTCGCGGAGGTTTCTGGTAATATAGCTTCCAGGTTCATTTCTGAAGGAAAAAGTCGCGATCTTTTCGACCGGAATCGGATTAGATCATCTGAGGTTTGTGGGTTTATCGCTATGTTTGTTGGGTTAGTGCTGTTATCTATTAGTTGGGATAAAATTGAATGTTTCCCTTTATCTTCTGTAAATGTGTATGAACTGGGTTTTTCATTGCTTCCGAGGTATAGTTGTATTAGGATTTGGCCAATGTTGCTTCCGTTTCTTTCGGGTTTTTTTGGGTGTTATGAGAGTAGTTCCATGAATTGGGGTAGCTTGAGGGAAATGGGTAAGAAGCAGCTTCGATTGGTCTCCTTGTTTTTTACAACTGTAATACTATTTGTACCAGCAGTTATAAGTATGTTTGTGTTTGAAGCAGAGGGGGATAGTATCTCTATATCTAATCTCGGTTGGCCTTTAGTGAACACAGTAGTGTTTGGTGTGCTTTTGAGTGAGAATTTTACAGCTGAGAAGCCAGTTTCTTCTAAGGATTTACAAAAGGAGTATCTTGTAACATATGTATGTACAGTTATAttggaattattttattttcctgaGCTTTCACTTTGGGGATTGTTGATATGTGGATTGTTGCTCTGGGTTTCTGTGAGGAATTTGGATCCTGTTGACCCTAATTATCTTGAGTTGGGGTTGGAAACATCGGATTGGTTTACGACTTCAGTTATGAAACCTCTCCGGCATATCTTGGGTGAGAGGAAGTCACGCAAGATTGCACTTTTCCTTTTGATCAATACGGCTTACATGGTTGTCGAATTTGCTGCTGGTTTTATGAGTAATAGCCTTGGGTTAATATCAGATGCTTGTCACATGCTGTTTGATTGCGCAGCTCTAGCTATTGGATTATATGCATCATACATATCACGGTTGCCAGCAAATGGTCAGTTTAACTATGGTCGTGGAAGATTTGAGGTTCTTTCTGGGTATGCAAATGCTGTTCTTTTGGTCCTTGTGGGAGCGTTAATTGTGCTTGAATCATTTGAGAGGATATTAGACCCTCAGGAGGTTTCCACGAACAGTCTATTGTCAGTGTCTATTGGAGGGCTGCTTGTTAATATTGTGGGTTTGATCTTCTTTCACGAGGAACATCATCATGCCCATGGTGGATCTTGTTCACATTCCCATTCTCATTCCCACTCCCATTCCAAGTCCCATACAGATTGCCACAACGACGAACATCACCACGATCATCATTTACATGACCATGATCATCATGTTCACCAGACGGAGATGGAATTATCCACAACTTCTCATTCCCATTCCAACTCTCCTTCCGCATGCCATAATCTCCAAGATCAACATATTCACCATTTACACGACCATAATCATGGTGGTCATCATAGACAACAGGACCAAATCAGTATTGTCCATGAATGCCATGAATCATATTCTAGTCATGCTGGTCATGCACATAATGCTGACAACAAAAACCAGagcaacaaagaaaaagaatggAATGAAAATAACACTCCTCATTCTCATGGTCACTCCCATGACGATAGCCATAACCATCAACACCATCGTCATGGTGATGCTGACCAACATTGTCATGGTGGCGCCTCAACAAGTTCTTCGATTAAGGTGCACCAAGGCTCTGTTGCAAGTTTGCAAGGAACAGATTGTTCTCATGGTCATAAACATGTTACTACAGACAAGGGTGTCACTGAGAAAcatcaccaccaccaccgcCACATTGATCATAACATGGAAGGCATCTTTTTGCATGTTTTGGCTGACACATTGGGTAGTGTTGGAGTGGTAATTTCAACACTCTTAATCAAGTACAAGGGATGGCTAGTTGCTGATCCTGCCTGCTCAATTTTTATCTCTGTCCTGATTATATCTTCAGTAATCCCTTTGCTCAGGAATTCAGCAGAAATTTTACTGCAAAGAGTTCCAAGGGCTCATGAACATGATTTGAGAGAAGCTGTAAACGATGTTATGAAGATAAAAGGTTTATCTGGGATTCAAAAGCTGCATGTTTGGAGCTTCACGAACACAGATGTTATTGGGACTCTCCATCTTCTCGTCTCAAGCGAGAGTGACAAGTCATCTGCAAAGACACAAGTATCTGAAATATTTCATCATGCTGGGATCAAGGATTTGACAATGCAGGTAGAATGCATCCAAAGTAGTTAG